TGCTTTTTTCGTCAGTTTCCTGGTGCAGCACATGAACCAAATATAAAATACCGAGCAAAATGATGATCAACGGCCAAATCACATCCCAGTCAAACGGCCAGAATCGAAACCAGTACCAATTAAACGGAATAAAGGGGAATATTTGCCAATCCCACCGATGGGCTAACAGCGTTATTCCCAGAATTATCAATCCGACTCCCCAATAAAGCGCCGTATTCTGTGGTTGCTTGCGGTCAGCCGCTGATTGAGACGGGTTCTCACGCATCACAATGAGACTGACAATATATATCAGAAAACCCCATCCGTTCACGAAAATTAATACCAAAAATAGAATGCGAATAATAACCGGATCGATATTAAAATATTCAGCGAATCCTCCGCATACTCCGGCAAAGATACGATCAACCTTTGAGCGAAAAAGACGTTTGGGTTCCGATGTCTGACTGTCTTTTGATATTGGCATCTCGTAATCCTTTCCTCATTAAATTACTGAGAAATTTAGTTCATTGAATTTTCTCTATTAAATAACGGAAAAATGCCAAAGTTGTTTCAATTTATTTCATATTTCTGGAGTAATAATTCTTGAAATCAACTGAGATTTCGCTACCGGACACTTTTCTATGGATGAATAATATTTCGCTTCTCGTCAGAATGGACTCTTTCATCGCTTCCCATCCCGAATTATCGAAAAAGGGAGAAAATAAGCACCATTTTCTCCCTTTTTCAAGTTACTTGAGAAAATTTTTCCTTATTTGAGGAACAGCATTTTCATTGTTTGATTGAAATCGCCTGCCTCAATGTGGTAGAAATAGACGCCTCCGGCCACAACTTTGCCAGTGTAATCTTTGCCGTCCCAGGAAACTTTGTACGTTCCCGGCGCTTTGTACATGTTCACCAAAGTGGCAATTTCCTGCCCCAGCATGTTGTAAATTTTGACGCTCACGTGGCTCAATTTGGGAATTGAGTAGGTGATCATCGTTGTCGGGTTGAACGGATTCGGATAATTTTGTTGCAAAGTGAAATTATCCGGAGTCACGCGTCCTTGAATAAGTTCATCCACAGCCACTCTCAGCGGCGCTTCTTCCACTGGCAGTGGCGGATCTAACTGAAATGTATCCACGGGGAATGTCCAGGTATCCGGATAAGTACCGTCGCTATTGGGGTTAATGTAGCGCGTGCGATAACGTCCGAAATCGAAACCGCCGCCCTCAGTGATATCGTCTGCGCCGTAACGAAACGCATATTCCATGCCATAAATAGTCGGGCCGTGAATCTCCAATGTCCCGGTATAAATGCCATCGCTGTTGTCATCAGTAAAAGTGACAAGCGTTTCATCGTAAGGGGTAATTCCCTGCCCGATTGCCCAATGCGGATCCTGCGGAATCAAAGTCACAGTATCAGTCGCCGGATTGAACGGAGTAGGCAGACTCATCGCCGGGTTCATATCAATTGTAAATGTCACGGTAACAGTTTTTCCCTCGGGGATTACGCCGCCATGAGGAATATCGTTCATATACTGCAACGGAGCCATCTGATCATCGGTGCCTTCAAAGACAATAGATCTATTGCCGCCGCCGCGGGTATAAGGAACTTCATATCCCCAGTCGCCATTGCTCCATAGAGTTTTGTCGTTATAATTCAGATAATATTTGTAATTCATTTCCGAGCCGACAATACCTTCTACCGACATAAGTTTTTCGTAAATCATCATTCCCGGCACTCGTTCCAGATAATCGCCGGAAGCCCAGCCATTAAATCCGCCGCGAATTTCCAGTGAATCCAGGTTACGATCGAAGAAACCAGCATCTTCCCATACCTGCATGTCCACGTTGAACAAAATGGCGCCCGTTTTGGTCACGCCGCTGAATTCGTCATCGTCGTCCCAAAAGACCACCGGCAAAGTAGCGTCAGCCATTGGATTGTCAAAATAACGATTGCCGCCGCTATTATCAATAACGTGATCTTCCCACATATCTGTGCCATCGGCTTTGTGAATGACGTATTTGTAAAAAATTGTGGGATCAGTGCCGATATTGAAAGCGCCGGTGTAAATGCTATCGCCATCCGCATCAGTACATTCTTCGTTATTGCCAGACCAACCGTTAAAACTGCCGCGCACAACAACGAGATCGCCATCGTTTGGTTTAAAAACTTCTTCGCGCAGCTTGATGCTCATATTTACCTGAAAAGTCACAAAAACATCCGCCGGTGGCGTATAGACACTATCTCTGTCAAAATAAGTCACGGGAAGAGTTTGACTTCCGGTATTTGCAAATTCTCGATTCGGATCAGATTCCCACACGTCCGATCCATCGGCTTTGTGAAGGACGTATTTGTAGTAAATCGTCGGATCTGTGCCAACGTCAAAAGTACCGGTGTAAACGGTGTCGCCATCGGCATCAGTACATTCCTGATCATTGCCACTCCAGCCGTTAAAACTTCCGCGAACGGCAACAATATCGCCCGCGCCGGGATCAAAAGTCATTTCCCGCTGTTTAATACTCATGTTTACCTGAAAAGTGACCATGCTGGCAGCAGCCTCAATAGTAAACTTTCCGTCAGTTGTGGTCGCAGCCGGATCGCCTTCGTTGAACACCATCTTGTTGAAATGTATCGTCGTGGTATCGCCGGGATTTCCGACAACGTCAAAATTAATGTAGATGAAAACGCCGCTGCCGGACATGGCGGCGGTGCCTGCGCCGACCAGATTGTATTGTCCGTCCAGGTCATTCACCGTAGGATCGCTCCAGGACTCCAAAATTGTCCCAGTGCGGCTAAATCCGGTTGCATCGAGCACATTCTGATCAAAAGTGACCGACATATCATAGGCTAACACATTCAGGCCTGTGACATCGCTCACCATGATGGGAATGGAAATGCTGGCGCCCGATTGAGCCATCGTGTCCGGAATTGTTAGCGTTATCGTCTGACCGAACGCCGTCACAGCTCCAAAAGCAACCAGGATCACCATCAATACTGGTAAAAAATTTCTTTTACTCATGTGGTCTCTCCTTAATTTTGGTTCACTCGTTTGATTTTGTTTTTTGCAAAAGCTACCCCTCAAAAAATCTTACCACCTCCTTTCATAAATATTTACTATGTTAAAAACAATGTAAAAATAACCTTTGCCCACCTCCTTTCTTAATTTAATATTTTGATTCAATTCTTCTGCCATGTTCTGACCTCTCCATTTGTTGGCGCTATCCAGCCCTTGCGTAACTTTTGTATTAAAATTATCCATTTGTCACAATTGCAACTCAACTGAAAAGCCATATTTAAAATCTCACCGCTAACGTGAACTGATGAATATTTCTCAAATGAACGAATTGTTCATACGTGTAGTCAATGCGGATTCGTCTTCCCCCGCCTAAAAAGTAATTCAAACCCATACCGACGACATAACGATCTTCCCGATTTTTCAAGCCCAACGATTTTATTCCGCCGCGAAAAGAAACCAATTTCCGCAATGTGGAGTATTCGCCGCCAATATTCACAGATTCCGTATTATCATTCGGATGCAAACCATCAATGGCAATGGTAAATTTTTGAAAATCAGTATCTACTAATTCGGTAGAAATACCCAGTCGCATAATCAGTGGCAGGTCAAATTTGTCAGTCGCCAGGTATGCGTTAACACTTTCATTATTTCCGGCAATCGAGGCATCGATATCCTTTTGTACAAGCAAGTCGTCGCCCATGATTTGCATTTTTTGTCCGAAATTGCTGATACTGGCGCCCAAACGAATACCGCGAAACGGCGTATCGAACAGCGTGCCAATGTCCACAGCGATGGCGCCGGCAGAGGAATTCCAAATTCTTTCTGTCACATATTTCACGGTGCCGCCGATAGTAAAATTATCCGTCAAATTTCGCGCAAAGGAAATTCCGGCAATGAATGAACCGGCAGAAAATGTCTCTCCCGTGCCTTCGGGCTCGGACTCCGTAGTGATGTCCATCTCATCCATTGTCAGCGCAGAAAAGCTGACGCCGATCGTGCCTATTTGCGCCAAAGGTAAAGTCAAACCTACATAATCAAAACGCAAATCCGCCAGCCAATTGGAATGCATAAATACAAACTCGCTTCGGTCGAGACGCGCGATTCCGGCAGCGTTCCAGTACATGGCAGTGGCGTCGTCAGCGACAGAGACAAACGCAGCTCCCATTCCAAGGGCGCGAGAGCCAACGGGGATACTGAGCACCTTTGCCGCCGAAGTGCCAATTTTGGTTACTTCTTGTGCGCGAAGGATCGCCTGCGTCGTCGTCAGCAATAGCAAAATTATTAGAAATGTATATTTTCGACTCGTTTTCACGTCTCCATCTCCCGTAATTATTTTATGATAGCAAATTTCCCAATTCTTTCTCCAATTCCCGGCGCGTCCACATGATAAATGTAAACGCCGAAGGAAATCGTCAAATTATCTCGCGTGAGAACGTCCCATTCCGCAGAACCGTCATCAATGGCGCTGTTGTGCTCAATGGTATCGACCAATTCTCCGGACACCGTAAAAATTCGAATTGTGCACTGCCGCGGCAAATGATTGAAATGGATCGATCTCGGCCCGCGGCCGGTGGTGAAAAAATTTCTACCTTCCCAGATTGCCGTTGCCACATAAGGATTGGGCACGACTTTGATGCGATCCAATTGAGATTTTGCTAATTCTCTGTCAATGTAGGGCGACTGAGTGGCAAATTCAAAAACCACATTGCTGAGAAAGGGCTTTTTTAGGTACAAATAGGCGGTATCGCCTTTAGCAGGATTTCTGTGCAGCGTATCAAATACAACTTTGAAACGCCAGCTCGGCGACAATACGCCTTCGGAATTTTCTTCCATAAATACGATCACATCCGATTCGAGATAACTTGCCGTAAAAATCCCGTCATCGCCTTCCGTCTCCCAGAATGCAAATTTCACTTTCGCCGAATCCGTCATATTGAACACCGTGAAGTTCACCGGTTTGGGATTTAAATCAATGCGGCGCACTTTCAAATAAACAGAAGTATCCATGCCAA
The nucleotide sequence above comes from Calditrichota bacterium. Encoded proteins:
- a CDS encoding T9SS type A sorting domain-containing protein, whose protein sequence is MSKRNFLPVLMVILVAFGAVTAFGQTITLTIPDTMAQSGASISIPIMVSDVTGLNVLAYDMSVTFDQNVLDATGFSRTGTILESWSDPTVNDLDGQYNLVGAGTAAMSGSGVFIYINFDVVGNPGDTTTIHFNKMVFNEGDPAATTTDGKFTIEAAASMVTFQVNMSIKQREMTFDPGAGDIVAVRGSFNGWSGNDQECTDADGDTVYTGTFDVGTDPTIYYKYVLHKADGSDVWESDPNREFANTGSQTLPVTYFDRDSVYTPPADVFVTFQVNMSIKLREEVFKPNDGDLVVVRGSFNGWSGNNEECTDADGDSIYTGAFNIGTDPTIFYKYVIHKADGTDMWEDHVIDNSGGNRYFDNPMADATLPVVFWDDDDEFSGVTKTGAILFNVDMQVWEDAGFFDRNLDSLEIRGGFNGWASGDYLERVPGMMIYEKLMSVEGIVGSEMNYKYYLNYNDKTLWSNGDWGYEVPYTRGGGNRSIVFEGTDDQMAPLQYMNDIPHGGVIPEGKTVTVTFTIDMNPAMSLPTPFNPATDTVTLIPQDPHWAIGQGITPYDETLVTFTDDNSDGIYTGTLEIHGPTIYGMEYAFRYGADDITEGGGFDFGRYRTRYINPNSDGTYPDTWTFPVDTFQLDPPLPVEEAPLRVAVDELIQGRVTPDNFTLQQNYPNPFNPTTMITYSIPKLSHVSVKIYNMLGQEIATLVNMYKAPGTYKVSWDGKDYTGKVVAGGVYFYHIEAGDFNQTMKMLFLK
- a CDS encoding UPF0164 family protein; translation: MKTSRKYTFLIILLLLTTTQAILRAQEVTKIGTSAAKVLSIPVGSRALGMGAAFVSVADDATAMYWNAAGIARLDRSEFVFMHSNWLADLRFDYVGLTLPLAQIGTIGVSFSALTMDEMDITTESEPEGTGETFSAGSFIAGISFARNLTDNFTIGGTVKYVTERIWNSSAGAIAVDIGTLFDTPFRGIRLGASISNFGQKMQIMGDDLLVQKDIDASIAGNNESVNAYLATDKFDLPLIMRLGISTELVDTDFQKFTIAIDGLHPNDNTESVNIGGEYSTLRKLVSFRGGIKSLGLKNREDRYVVGMGLNYFLGGGRRIRIDYTYEQFVHLRNIHQFTLAVRF